In Pseudomonas sp. ADAK18, a single window of DNA contains:
- a CDS encoding acetyl-CoA C-acyltransferase — protein sequence MTTNHDPVVIVSAVRTPMGGFQGDLKGLTAPQLGSAAIRAAVERAGIASDAVDEVLFGCVLPAGLGQAPARQAALGAGLDKSTRCTTLNKMCGSGMEATILAHDSLLAGSVDVIIAGGMESMSNAPYLLDRARSGYRMGHGRVIDHMFLDGLEDAYDKGRLMGTYAEDCAEHNGFTREAQDAFAIASLTRAQQAITEGNFAAQIVPVQVTVGKEQKTISHDEQPPKAKLDKIATLKPAFREGGTVTAANSSSISDGAAALLLMRQSEAQKRGLKPLAVIHGHAAFADEPGLFPVAPVGAIRKLMSKTGWNLGEVDLFEINEAFAVVSLVTMSKLEIPHSKVNIHGGACALGHPIGASGARILVTLLSALRQQGLKRGVAAICIGGGEATAMAVECLY from the coding sequence ATGACTACTAATCACGATCCCGTCGTTATCGTCAGTGCTGTGCGCACGCCCATGGGCGGTTTTCAGGGCGACCTCAAGGGCCTGACCGCGCCGCAACTTGGCTCGGCGGCGATTCGCGCAGCGGTTGAACGCGCCGGTATCGCCAGTGATGCGGTGGATGAAGTGCTGTTCGGTTGTGTGCTGCCCGCCGGGCTGGGCCAGGCGCCCGCACGTCAGGCTGCCCTCGGTGCTGGCCTGGACAAATCCACCCGTTGCACCACCCTCAATAAAATGTGCGGCTCGGGCATGGAAGCCACCATCCTCGCCCATGACTCTCTGCTGGCCGGCAGCGTTGACGTGATCATCGCCGGTGGCATGGAAAGCATGTCCAACGCCCCGTACCTGCTGGACCGCGCCCGCAGTGGTTACCGCATGGGCCATGGCCGGGTCATCGACCATATGTTCCTCGACGGCCTGGAAGACGCCTATGACAAGGGCCGCCTGATGGGCACCTATGCCGAAGACTGCGCCGAACATAACGGCTTCACCCGTGAAGCCCAGGATGCATTCGCCATTGCCTCCCTGACCCGCGCTCAGCAAGCCATCACCGAAGGCAACTTTGCTGCGCAGATCGTTCCGGTGCAGGTCACCGTCGGCAAGGAACAGAAAACCATCAGCCACGATGAACAGCCGCCGAAGGCCAAGCTGGACAAGATCGCGACGCTGAAACCGGCATTTCGCGAGGGCGGCACGGTGACAGCGGCCAACTCCAGCTCCATCTCCGACGGTGCGGCGGCGTTGCTGTTGATGCGCCAGTCCGAGGCACAAAAGCGTGGGCTTAAACCTCTGGCGGTGATTCATGGCCATGCGGCGTTTGCCGATGAGCCAGGCCTGTTTCCGGTAGCGCCGGTGGGGGCGATTCGCAAGCTGATGAGCAAGACCGGCTGGAACCTGGGCGAAGTGGACTTGTTTGAAATCAACGAAGCCTTTGCCGTGGTCAGTCTGGTAACCATGAGCAAGCTGGAGATCCCCCACAGCAAGGTCAACATCCACGGCGGCGCTTGTGCACTGGGGCATCCGATTGGAGCGTCCGGTGCGCGAATTCTGGTGACGCTGTTGTCGGCCCTGCGCCAGCAAGGTTTGAAACGCGGTGTGGCGGCCATCTGTATCGGCGGCGGCGAAGCCACGGCCATGGCCGTTGAATGCCTGTACTAA
- a CDS encoding acyl-CoA dehydrogenase, giving the protein MLPNDEQLQISEAARQFAQERLKPFAAEWDREHRFPKEAIGEMAELGFFGMLVPEQWGGCDTGYLAYAMALEEVAAGDGACSTIMSVHNSVGCVPILKFGTDQQKEQFLKPLASGAMLGAFALTEPQAGSDASSLKTRARLDGDHYVLNGCKQFITSGQNAGIVIVFAVTDPAAGKRGISAFIVPTDSPGYKVARVEDKLGQHASDTCQILFEDVKVPVANRLGEEGEGYKIALANLEGGRVGIASQSVGMARAAFEAARDYARERESFGKALIEHQAVAFRLADMATQIAVARQMVHYAAALRDSGKPALVEASMAKLFASEMAEKVCSAALQTLGGYGYLSDFPLERIYRDVRVCQIYEGTSDIQRMVISRNL; this is encoded by the coding sequence ATGCTACCCAATGACGAACAACTGCAGATCAGCGAAGCAGCTCGGCAATTTGCCCAGGAACGGCTCAAACCGTTCGCCGCCGAGTGGGATCGCGAGCACCGTTTCCCCAAGGAAGCCATTGGCGAAATGGCCGAGTTGGGCTTCTTCGGCATGCTGGTTCCAGAGCAATGGGGCGGTTGCGACACCGGTTACCTGGCCTATGCCATGGCGCTTGAAGAAGTCGCCGCCGGTGATGGCGCCTGCTCGACCATCATGAGCGTGCACAACTCCGTGGGCTGCGTGCCGATCCTCAAGTTCGGCACGGACCAGCAGAAAGAGCAATTCCTCAAGCCTTTGGCCAGCGGCGCCATGCTCGGTGCCTTCGCGCTGACCGAACCCCAGGCCGGTTCCGACGCCAGCAGCCTGAAAACCCGTGCCCGCCTGGACGGTGACCATTACGTGCTGAACGGCTGCAAACAATTCATCACTTCCGGGCAAAACGCCGGGATCGTGATTGTGTTTGCCGTGACTGATCCGGCGGCGGGTAAGCGTGGCATCAGTGCGTTTATCGTGCCCACCGACTCGCCGGGCTACAAGGTGGCGCGGGTCGAGGACAAGCTCGGCCAACATGCGTCCGACACCTGCCAGATTCTCTTCGAGGACGTGAAGGTGCCAGTGGCTAACCGTTTGGGCGAGGAGGGCGAAGGCTACAAGATCGCCCTGGCTAACCTGGAAGGCGGTCGCGTCGGCATCGCCTCGCAGTCAGTGGGCATGGCCCGGGCGGCGTTTGAAGCAGCCCGTGATTACGCCCGCGAGCGGGAAAGTTTCGGCAAGGCACTGATCGAACACCAGGCCGTGGCCTTCCGTCTGGCGGACATGGCAACCCAGATTGCGGTCGCCCGGCAGATGGTGCACTACGCTGCGGCCCTGCGTGACAGCGGCAAGCCGGCATTGGTGGAAGCGTCCATGGCCAAGCTGTTTGCCTCGGAAATGGCCGAAAAGGTCTGTTCGGCAGCCTTGCAAACCCTCGGCGGCTACGGTTACCTAAGCGACTTTCCCCTGGAGCGGATCTATCGCGATGTGCGGGTCTGCCAGATCTACGAAGGCACCAGCGATATTCAACGCATGGTCATCTCACGCAATCTCTGA
- a CDS encoding SDR family NAD(P)-dependent oxidoreductase, whose product MQIENKVFLVSGGASGLGAATAEMLVAAGAKVMLVDLNADAVAAQAAKLGDQARSTVADISQEAAAEAAVQATVAAFGGLHGLVNCAGVVRGEKILGKNGPHALSSFAQVINVNLIGSFNLLRLCAAAIAETEANADGERGVIINTASVAAFDGQIGQAAYAASKGAIASLTLPAARELARFGIRVMTIAPGIFETPMMAGMTPEVRESLAAGVPFPPRLGKPSEYAALVRHIIENSMLNGEVIRLDGALRMAAK is encoded by the coding sequence ATGCAGATTGAGAACAAGGTTTTTCTGGTCAGCGGCGGTGCCTCGGGCCTCGGTGCGGCCACCGCTGAGATGCTGGTAGCGGCCGGTGCCAAGGTGATGCTGGTCGACCTGAACGCCGACGCTGTCGCCGCCCAGGCCGCCAAGCTGGGCGACCAGGCCCGCAGCACCGTGGCTGACATCAGCCAGGAAGCCGCCGCCGAAGCCGCCGTGCAGGCCACCGTTGCCGCCTTCGGCGGTTTACATGGGCTGGTGAACTGCGCCGGTGTGGTGCGTGGCGAGAAGATCCTTGGCAAGAACGGCCCTCATGCCCTGAGCAGCTTCGCCCAGGTGATCAACGTGAATCTGATTGGCAGCTTCAACCTGTTGCGCCTATGTGCAGCAGCCATCGCTGAAACCGAGGCCAATGCCGATGGTGAGCGCGGCGTGATCATCAATACCGCCTCGGTGGCCGCCTTTGACGGCCAGATCGGCCAGGCAGCCTATGCGGCCTCCAAGGGCGCGATTGCCAGCCTGACGTTGCCCGCCGCCCGGGAACTGGCGCGTTTCGGCATTCGGGTGATGACCATCGCTCCCGGTATTTTCGAGACCCCGATGATGGCCGGCATGACCCCCGAAGTGCGCGAGTCCCTGGCCGCCGGCGTGCCGTTTCCGCCACGCCTGGGCAAGCCGAGCGAGTACGCCGCGCTGGTCCGGCATATCATTGAAAACAGCATGCTCAACGGCGAGGTGATCCGTCTCGACGGCGCCTTGCGCATGGCCGCCAAATAA